A single Myxocyprinus asiaticus isolate MX2 ecotype Aquarium Trade chromosome 50, UBuf_Myxa_2, whole genome shotgun sequence DNA region contains:
- the LOC127438971 gene encoding glypican-1-like has translation MDLTPVALLVSLISVSLSADNAGGKARSCADVRLFYSGKGFTLNGVPQSEISGEHLRICPQGYTCCTSAMEETLSNLSRREFEGLVREAGRSIQASLNAQYRTFDTYFLELLNGSERWLEEAFVAALGDLYRPNAGVFRDLYADLRRYYSGAALNLEEVLDEFWMRLLERLLKVSDPETASLLSDDFLECASKQTETLRPFGDAPRELKAKLVRAFIAARAFVQGLNVAGEIVRKVSQVPLSPECNHAIMKLVYCPHCRSLGSVKPCINYCKNVMKGCLANQADLDTEWQSLLETMLQVASSFGAEPSMDTVIYSIPVRISEAVLTMQENMEIYTSKVFKACGDRGEEGTPSSVSDESKKKANTVTALEYKPSPKAAARLEVQVTDVSSKLKEMQLYWIQLPSALCSGKTASTANSDKCWNGMTKASYLPEVMGDGLANQINNPEVDIDITKPDRTIRQQIMLLKIMSNRLKNALNGNDVDFQDTSDDFSGSGSGMCADHLCVHGRPPVFGPKTDRPKLYAYGPENKKVKGYGNQIQPSVILLVVLLASLLLRR, from the exons GGGAACATCTTCGAATCTGTCCTCAGGGCTACACCTGCTGCACCAGTGCCATGGAGGAGACACTGTCGAACCTGAGCCGCCGGGAGTTTGAGGGTCTGGTCAGGGAAGCCGGACGTTCCATACAGGCCTCGCTCAATGCCCAGTACAGAACATTTGACA CATACTTCCTGGAACTTCTAAATGGCTCTGAACGGTGGCTGGAGGAGGCTTTCGTGGCAGCTCTGGGGGATCTGTACCGGCCTAACGCGGGAGTGTTTCGCGATCTCTATGCTGACCTGCGGCGGTATTACAGTGGTGCCGCCCTAAACCTCGAGGAGGTTTTGGACGAGTTCTGGATGAGGCTCTTGGAGCGTCTTTTGAAGGTGTCCGACCCTGAGACCGCCTCCCTGCTCTCTGACGACTTCCTGGAGTGTGCCTCCAAGCAGACAGAGACCTTGCGTCCTTTTGGTGATGCTCCACGTGAACTGAAGGCCAAGCTGGTGCGGGCTTTCATTGCCGCTCGGGCGTTTGTCCAAGGCCTTAATGTGGCGGGAGAGATTGTACGGAAGGTGTCTCAG GTTCCTCTGAGTCCGGAGTGTAATCATGCCATTATGAAGCTGGTGTACTGCCCGCATTGTCGAAGCCTTGGTTCAGTCAAACCTTGCATTAACTACTGCAAGAACGTCATGAAGGGCTGCCTGGCCAATCAAGCTGACCTAGACACTGAATGGCAGAGCCTTTTAG AAACCATGCTACAGGTGGCCTCCAGTTTTGGTGCCGAGCCCAGTATGGACACGGTGATCTATTCCATTCCTGTGAGAATTTCAGAGGCTGTTCTCACCATGCAGGAGAATATGGAGATCTATACAAGCAAG GTTTTTAAGGCTTGTGGGGACCGTGGTGAGGAAGGCACACCGAGCTCAGTATCTGATGAGTCAAAAAAGAAAGCAAACACAGTAACAGCCCTTGAATATAAACCCAGCCCCAAAGCTGCAGCCAGACTGGAGGTACag GTCACAGATGTGTCCAGTAAACTGAAGGAAATGCAGTTGTACTGGATCCAGCTCCCCTCCGCTCTCTGCAGTGGAAAAACAGCATCTACGGCCAACAGTGACAAATGTTGGAATGGCATGACCAAAGCTAG TTACCTCCCAGAGGTCATGGGCGATGGGCTAGCCAATCAGATTAATAACCCAGAGGTGGATATTGACATCACCAAGCCAGACAGGACTATACGTCAACAGATTATGCTGCTGAAGATCATGTCTAATCGCCTGAAAAATGCCCTCAATGGCAACGATGTGGATTTTCAAGACACAA GTGATGATTTCAGTGGCTCGGGAAGTGGTATGTGTGCGGACCACCTTTGCGTCCATGGTAGGCCACCAGTCTTTGGGCCGAAAACTGACAGGCCCAAACTCTACGCCTATGGCCCTGAAAACAAAAAAGTCAAAGGCTATGGCAACCAGATTCAGCCTTCTGTCATCTTACTGGTAGTGTTACTTGCAAGTCTACTGCTGAGACGGTAA